The Dokdonella sp. nucleotide sequence TGCTCGATGAGCGCATCGAGCGGTTTCCGCTGCAAACCCGCTGGCGTGCCGAGCGCGCGATGCTGAACACCCAGCTCGGCCGCGACGTCGAGGCCGTCGATGAATGGCAGGTGCTGCATGACCGTGATCCGTCCAACGACCAGGTCGTGCTCGAACTGGCCAGGCAGCGGGAACGCATGGGTGATTTCGACGCGGCCAACGAGCTCGCCGAGCGTCTCGCCGTGCGCTATCCGGACGAACAGGAAGCGACCCTGATTCGTGCGCGCGCGCGCCTTCGCAGCGGCAACGACGAGGCCGCCAAGGCCCTGCTCGACCTGATCGCGGGTCGCACCACGCGCGATGACGTCGCCCGCCACTCGCTCAACCTGCTCGGCCGCCTGCACGATCGTGCAGGCCGTTACGACGAGGCCGTGAAGCACTTCCGTGCCTCACAACATGGCCTGACCGGCATGTTGCCGCGCCTGGAAACGCTGCCGGATGCAAGCGAGTACGCGCGCGTCATCGCCCAGGCGCAGGGCGAGAAGTGGGCGCATGCACCGATTCTGCTGGTCGGCACGCCCGGCAGCGGGGTCGAACGCATCGCCGCCCTGCTCGGCGACCAGCCGCAACTGAGCGCGCTGCTCGATCGTGCCGAGGGGGTACGCAACGATGGCTTCGACACGCGCGCCTTCGATCACACGCGCAGCGAGCTGAGCGAGGAGAATGTGCGTGCGCTGCGGGAGGAGTACCTCGAGCCGCTGCGCCGCATGGAGATCGATCTCGACAAGCCGATCATCGACTGGATCCCGCGCTGGGATGCGCGCCACCTGGTCTTCGCGCAGCGCCTGATGCCCGGCACGCGCGTCGTCGTCGTCGATCGTGACATCCGTGACGCCTTCCTGAACTGGCTCGCTTTTGGCTGGTTGCCGTATGCCGGCCTCAACGACTTCGATGCAGCCGTCGATTGGCTGCCACGCGCGTTCGCCCACGTGCGCTATGTGGTCGCCCACGGCGGCCTGCCGCATCTCGTCGTCGATGCCGATACGGTGATGGCCGACGTCGACGGTGCGCCGGCGCGCGAGCTGGCCGCTTTCGTCGGTGTCGAGCGCCTCGTTCGTGGTGACTTCGTCAAGCGTACCGACAC carries:
- a CDS encoding tetratricopeptide repeat protein, producing the protein MTREETLELHRQGRLEEAEQGYRELLAANPNDGEALRLLGVVRRARGDLEEAATLIRRAHELAPEQPRLLLMLGAIQFQLGNIERSRTAYEQALALDPNSAGAHSTLGHIAMLNADPTLAEQYFRTALRVEEDAQAYAGLGMIALDREDIDTAMKYLSRAADLSPNDASVAFALGRGFVKRGMIAFAEQSFRRALELQPGQAHASNALGQLLLREHRAAEAEPFMRSLLNRRNFELAGELGLGDVYRALGRHEDAVAQYRRALERAPHHEAGFEALLWCLRQLGRAREALALLDERIERFPLQTRWRAERAMLNTQLGRDVEAVDEWQVLHDRDPSNDQVVLELARQRERMGDFDAANELAERLAVRYPDEQEATLIRARARLRSGNDEAAKALLDLIAGRTTRDDVARHSLNLLGRLHDRAGRYDEAVKHFRASQHGLTGMLPRLETLPDASEYARVIAQAQGEKWAHAPILLVGTPGSGVERIAALLGDQPQLSALLDRAEGVRNDGFDTRAFDHTRSELSEENVRALREEYLEPLRRMEIDLDKPIIDWIPRWDARHLVFAQRLMPGTRVVVVDRDIRDAFLNWLAFGWLPYAGLNDFDAAVDWLPRAFAHVRYVVAHGGLPHLVVDADTVMADVDGAPARELAAFVGVERLVRGDFVKRTDTGLGGLPTRFANGHWQVYAQALAEPFERLLKDPYANA